In Brassica napus cultivar Da-Ae chromosome A3, Da-Ae, whole genome shotgun sequence, the sequence CTTTACTTGACAACTTCGAGTGGATATCCGGTTATACCATAAGGTTCGGTATGTACCACGTTGATTTCGATACTCTAGAGAGAACCCCGAGACTATCAGCTTCTTGGTACAAGAACTTCATTTTCAATCACATAGCTCAATCCAAAGATAATGAAGATGCATGAAACAAAAAAGAAGGCCCATGTTGTTGTCTTTCTTGTTTGATTCTTCAATAAAGCAGACAAATATAATGTAAAACAAAGCTGTTTTATGAAAACAACTCCAATAAACAACAATTTCAATGCTTATAACAAAACTACTCTTGATGCATGAAACAAAGCAGGAAAGTAATCTAATATGAAGTTGTTTTGCGAAGACAAGTTTTAATAAAGAAGACATTTTAATTGTTAATAATAGGCATGAGCTTCAAATACCTCTTCGGGTTCGGTTTTGGATATTGGGGTTTGTTGAGATGAGGGTGTAAGTTCTATTCGGGTTTTCTATATTTCGGGCCTGAGTCTGTTCAGATTCTTTTGGATTCTAGTTGGACCCGGATCTAAAAAGCCATTTGACGCAGCTACCGGATGATCTCAACATATTCAGATAAGATGAGTGTTTTTGGAAGGAGAAAATTGTTAAATACAAGGGTTCAAATAACGTTGGAACTTGATAAACTTCACACATTTGTGTGCATAGCAGAGATTCCAGAGGTCAAGAAGAGAATGAAAGAAGTTTTTAGTGGCTCAAAAAATTCATCTATAGCGAGGTGCTAAAAATGATCTCTTACGCTGTCTATGGGGTTGCTAAAGATTTGTCTGGTTCTGATCAAATCCGAGGTGGAAATGACGCAGGCCACATGGATCGTTTAAATCTAAATGACCGTCAAAATTTAAATCATTGAATATTTGTTTGATTATCCTGTCCACATACACATGCATGTTTTCTGAATCCCCCACCAGTTCTTTGTTCCTTCATATATTGTTTCCTTTCCCGCAGTTTATTATGTAAGAACACACGTGTTTTTAATGTGTAACCTTAGCTAATTCTAGATTTGTCTGGTTCTAATGATATCATAATGTTTTCAATAACCTTTTTACTTTTGGTTCTAAAAATGTCTTTTGGTTCTAAAAATGTCTTGCATTAGCCTCTTTTGGTTCTAAAAAtgtctttaatttttatttttggggtaataagaagagaaaaagactagaatagcactaaaccaagtttttgttcccaaagtagcactcaaggttcaaagtcacaaaaataggtttcattaaagaggtaaatatacacttataccccttgggttaattaatctaaacattagggtttagagttaaggggtggagttttggaattagggtttaaaattttataaaaaataaaaaataaaaattttaaaaacagtttcaaaatgtatttttaaattataaaaagaaaatttgaaaaaaaataaaaaaaaaaaaatttgaaaaaaaattttgaaaaaaaatttataaaaatttcgaatctgaaaacatataatctgaaactataaaaaaaattttatttatttttattttatttatttttatttatttttgtttgtttatttaattttaaagcaaatgtattagggatattttgtCCTTTagtgaatgtcatttttgtgactttctctttCTAATGCTatctttgagacataaacttcaaaaggtgctattattgacaattgctctaataagaaatttattttagttttatttttttcagtcatgaaaatcataaaaaattcaTCAAAGGACGTGTGAGAGAGAACAAGCCAGAAGCTACAGACAGCATACACCGTGTCGTAAAAATCGCATCACTTACAACCGTTGGATCTTCATTTCTATCTCCTTCtccctctctttcttcttcctcctctcttCTGTCTCTGCCATCTGACCTGTGGGTTATTACAGATATTCAAACAACTCTCACCCCTATCTCCttcgcctctctctctctccctccccgATTCTAAAGAGCTGATTAGGATTTCTCGATTTGATTCAAACCGTACCTCACCGGATAAGAGACGAAGATAACAGAtaaaaggaggaggaggaggatgacgGATTCGAGCGTGGAGATGGCACAAATCTTGGCGACGGAGATGACGAATTGGTGGGAGGAGGTTAACGAGTCAACTCAATGGCAAGACGGGATCTTCTTCGCTCTCTGTGGAGCTTATGCTCTTGTTTCCGCCATCGCTCTTGTACGTTCTCACCGCTCAAAGTCCTCGTCTTTCTGATAAAAATCAAACCTTTTTGCTCTCTAGGTTCTTGATTTGAGGTGTCTAGGGTCAAATGACATGTCTTTCCTCTTATGTTGTTATCGTGTGAGCGATTGAGAAAGTTATGTACTTTATTTGGATGTGTTGTTGACATTTGTGTGAATTGGATTGTGGATGGACAGGTTCAGTTGGTAAGGATTCAAATGAGAGTGCCTGAGTATGGGTGGACCACTCAGAAGGTCTTTCATCTTATGAACTTTGTCGTCAATGGAGGTTATCATCATCTCTTTGTTTCAACCTCCCCTTTGGATTATGGTTTCTGACAAACCTTTTTAtctatgtgtgtgtgtgtagttCGCGCTGTTCTGTTTGGATTTCACCATCAAGTATTTCTCGTCCATCCCAAGGTGAGAGAGTCTCCGTAAGCTTTTggtgttttgtttgtttgatttgtGAAGGCTGCATTTTTTAAAGTATCTAATGGTGTCTTGTTGGGGTAAATGCAGGCTCTTTGCTGGATATTATTGGATCTTCCGGGGCTCCTCTTTTTCTCGGCTTACACACTGCTCGTACTGTTCTGGGCAGAGATATATCACCAGGCAAGAATCTAAAAAggaatttttcttttactttctttttaacCTGCCACACAAACTCTTAATGTGTATATATGTTGCTGACTCTTATGAGCAGGCAAGAAGCTTACCAACGGATAAGCTGCGGATAACCTATATTTCAGTCAATGTTGGTGTTTATTTGGCTCAGGTTCATCTTTGATTCTTATTgttttctatttctattttcttttttttttggtatgttATGGTTACTGAGATTCTTTGAACCTTTCACACTTTTTTGTAGAAATTTTGGGTGAATCAAAAGACTTAAGTTTGATATTGTAATTGATGTCTCTTTTCAGGTTGTTATATGGGTATGCATTTGGGTAAATGATAACAGCACTGTGGAGTTAGTTGGAAAGATATTTATGTCAGGTAGGTTTTTTCTCTGGTCAAACAAGTTTGCTAAGCCTGTTACAGCTCAGTCTTCAATACTATTATCTCTCTTATATAAACTCTTTAttgattttttgttgttgttgttgttgtatatttttcttcttctagttGTGTCTTTCATTGCTGCCTTAGGCTTCTTGCTGTACGGAGGAAGGTAGTGTTTTCGTTTCTCTCTTTGCTTGTTTTGTAATTAAAGTGTCTGAAAGTTGTTAAATGGCTTTTCTTATGTGTTCCCTTGTATGCTATATAGATTGTTCATTATGCTAAGAAGGTTCCCTATTGAGTCAAAAGGAAGAAGGAAGAAGCTCCATGAGGTAGTCACTGTGCTTGTGCTTCTTTGTCTTAGTTTCACACAACTTTAAACACAGTCATCACTACCTTCAAAATTCGATTAGCCTTTGTAACAGAAAAGTTATTCAATTGCAGGTTGGATCTGTGACAGCCATATGCTTCACCTGCTTCCTCATAAGATGCATTGTGGTAAGCTCTGAgatataaccaaaaaaagacGAAATATTTATCTTCAGTTACTGTGCTGatcattttttcctttttatcaGGTGGGTGTATCAGCTTTTGACAGGGATTTAACACTGGATGTTCTTGATCATCCGGTTCTGAACTTAATCTACTATATGGTAAGTAACTAACCCCTTTCTTTaattctctctctatctcttattAGTGTATGCACTaatggaagaagaaaaaaaaacaaaattacacaGGTAGTTGAAGTACTTCCATCGGCACTAGTCCTCTTCATTCTGCGTAAGCTACCTCCAAAGAGAGTATCAGCTCAATACCATCCGATCCAGTAGACTAATGTCTGAAGCCTATCACACGGTGAGAAGTCTGATGATGTTTCAAGAGAGAGTAAAGAATCAGTTGGGGGCAAAAagactaaagaagaagaaatcgttGTGGAATCTGCGTGAGTTTTTGGATTGCAAGATCATAAATGATTTTACAGCTTTAGTTCTTTCATGTTACTACTTTGAAAAATCTGGTCAGGACAAGAGGGTTAACATTTGTTTGGAGTGTTTATGTTATGTTGGGTTGAAAATAAACAAACtgtttaatttttggtttattgtTATAATCTTCTTCACTTTTGAAGTCACTATATTTGGTTTCCCCACCCAATATTTATCTGTGTAAGCTGCGTCTTAAAATCCTGTCATCCTAATGAGGtttgaataaaaacaaatcttttACATTATGCTAGTTATGTTCTTCTGTTGTTTTTGTAATTGCATTATCTAGTGACAAAGTTATGACGTTGATGCAACTGTCTTAttccttttaatattaaaaatcagaTTTTAAATGTAATTTGTAGCGTCTTTTTCGTAATCAACTTGTTGtgaacattttaattttttgtactattttctaaataaacGCTTACACGTTCCACGCTAGTAGCTAATAAGTTGAGAACTAAGAGTCCCACATCGGAGAGACATAGAACATATCGTTTGTTTATATACGTCTAGAAAGCATCAGTGGTCACGACCTTACTTGAACAGGATCTGTTCTATAGGCTTGTACCTCTGTATCCTTGATTTCTAAGGAGACAGGCCCCAAACCCTGGTTGATGAAACATGGCCGTGCGATCTGAGTGTGATTAATGGTGAAGATCGTCTTCGGACTATCCGAGCTGTAGAGGATCGCTATCTGGTCTGGTCTTGACCTAGCCGGAGTGGTCGCACGGTTGTCTGACaggttctctttttttcttttttctgttCTCTcctttctttttactatctgCTGTTATGTCTCAGTCTCTACCATTTGGTGCCAGCATCTATATAGAGGACACAGTCAAGTTATGAAGCAGTATCATTTGAGGCCTAATGGTGGAATAATGACACCTCTCAACTTGTTTGCTAGTTAATTCGACGAGGTAATAATTGCCCTGAAACGATGACTTTCGTTACGTATGATGCTAAGGTCCCTCTTCAAAGCTAACGAGAAGTAGAAATGTTACAAGAACATAAAATCTCACGAGATTTGTTTGGAAGATTTCACAAGTTATTATTTATGCTTTTCATTGACTTAAATAAGAAACAACATAAACAAATGGAGTCATGGACTCCTTACAAATGGGAATAATGGAATGTGGAGTTTAACAACTCCTGAAGAAACGGGAACGCAGTAGAAATGCAGAACGAATTCTCCGGTTTCTTATTAAACaagtagaaaacaaaacaaGTCACCTCTTCTATTCCAAGTATCTTGATGACTTCCTTACTGCCACGTCAGTCTCAGCTCTAGTTCCATTGTTATTATCTTGCAGCATCCTATCATATGATGCTGGTTCTCTTGATTGTGAGGATATGATAAGCTGTTTCTATACATAAAGTATAATCAAAAACTATGTAGACAATCACAGTTCTCAGCCTCCTTCCTATCCTTACATATTTATTATGAGGATATGATAAGCTGTTTCTATACATAAAGTATAATCAAAAACCATATCTTTCATAGTTTATCAAGCTGTTTTTTTGTCCGTGTCCTTTGCCTTATTTCCCCCGTCGTGTAGTTAAACCATGGAACTGAATCTCTTCGTGAGACATTATCTATTTGATCTAATGACTGTTTTATAAACTAGAATTTTCGAAGATTTTGTACACAACTTGCGTTCATAATATATGCACAAAGGCAGAGACACGTGGTGTTGTTGctacacaaaagaaaaatacacaTGCCAGACATCTGGTCGAGAAAAAGAGTGATTCGAGTCATTCCTAAGAACATTATTCACCAATCTTATATGATTTGATTATACGACAATACCAAGAGTCTCAAAACGTTAATTCAACCACCTTATTACTACTAGCAGTCAGATCGAAACACAGTGCGAGCCAGCGGGTGGGACACAATAATCAACacacactatttttttttaacacacaaTACAAGTAGATTATTATTACAAGGCTGCGTTCCCGGGTGCGAACTTGAGGGAGACACTGTTGACACAATGTCGCTCATCGGTAGGAGTAGGGAAACCTTCTCCTTTGAAAACATGCCCCAGATGTCCTCCACACGCTGCACACGTGATCTCTATTCTCCTCCCATCTGGATCCGCCTTGAGTAAACACAAGTTTAAGAAGATAAGCGGTTCAGTTACTACCCAAACCATGAATGatgtcttgatttttttgaGAATCTTACAGTTCGGTTTATAGCGCCAGGAATGCCGTCAAAGAAAGCAGGCCAGCCACAGCCAGAGTCGAACTTGGTGGCGGATTTGTACAGAGGAGTTTCACACCCTGCACAGCTATAGATCCCGTCTGTGAATACTTTGTTGTATTCTCCTGTCCCTGGATATCTACATTTACATGTGTAGAAACAATGATGTTATAGAACTTGAGACTCTACCTCACTCCCTAAGAGACTAAGATACTCATTGATCCTTCAACCACTGAGAACTTTCTACTACAGATTCATCTGCTTAGTACTGTTAATGTAAGAGAACCAAGCAGGACTAATGCATAACAAATCAAGACACAAGAGTGAGTAAGGTTCATTGCAAACTAAGACGATCAGATACAAGAGAAACAGAGTTataacgtgaaagaaaaaaaaaggtgaaaacTTTGAAAATAGTAAGATGCATAGTCATCTGCTACCTGACCTGAGACATCTCCTAAGAGTATTAGAAACAGAGTTTTAGAAACAGAGCATTAGAAAAAGGTGAAAACTTTGAAAATTCTATTGAATGTTTTAATCTTTCAGAAAATGGGTCTCATGATTGTTAATCAAGAAACGTGTTTATTCCACAAAAGGATTACTAAACTCAATATTGATGAGAGATAATGAAACCAACCAACATGCCCAACGAATCAAATCACTGTGATGTCAATCTATCTATAAGAAATGACGCTTACTCAGTGCCTTTCTGCCTCAGGATTCTGAACTGCTCGGGAGAGAGAATCGCACGCCACTCTTCCTCTGGTTTGTTAACCGATCCGGGAGCAGAAGAAGCCATTGCTGCGATACGACCACTGCGAAAACCTCGACGGAGAGATGGTGGAGAGGAGGGGACGCGAAGGAGGTTGAGATTCGGGGGAGAAAGAGAGAATCGATGGGTTGCGAGGGAGAGGGAAGGTGTGACGAAGGATTTGATGGTGGAAGAGAAGGTCAAAGAAGTGGCTGAAGATACACGCACGGATGATTGTATCACGTTCAACGCCATCCtcgccttttttttttatctctttccTCCTTTTCGGACAGCTTTTTTATGTCGGATCTTCGGTTTATTTGGGCTTAACTTTTAAGGCCCCTTAAGCCCAATCTTCACTCATGCATAGTTTATATGCGATTTTGTGGATTGATAGTTAGAAATAAGGTTTTGATGAAAATATGATTATAACGTTTTGATGAAAAACTGAAAAGAGAATGCAAAAATACGGTTATGTAGACTTTATAACGAAGTTGTGGTTCATAACTGATCATTTAATAAGTTACaaagcattttttttataaaaaaaatggtcATCTAAATTCAGTAGCTGAACCAATAAGTCAGATTGTGATATGTTGGAAGATTTTTATCAAGTCAATATGTAACATTATACTCATTCCATCCATtgttccaacttccaagtacTAATCCAAGCCACTAATTCACAAAATAATCTACTTAGAGACAGAGCCGGCTTAACATAACTGGATTCCCctcggcaaaaaaaaatttgagactCATAACTAGtcagttttaaaaacattgtgtTTCTTTAACTTTTTAACTCATGCATAGCATCAAGCAagaatttatatttgatttcttagttacaaaattttgtaatatttatgtttttatattatgtcttaaataagatatttaagagCCGATTCTAAGGGTGTGACTAGTAACCATCAAAGAACATTAAAAATGATtaggaaaataattaataggaATAAAATTTTGGGAACGATGAGGAACGAGggttccttatcaaaattaacaATGAACAAATTTGCattataattctctacaaaaaagggAATGAGAaggaatgaagaagaaaaaatattccTCACGAATGGTAACATTTTTGAGGAACATTAAGGAATGCAGTGTTCCTCTTCATTCCCTTGGTTACcaatttttagttaaaaattaagaaacagatTCTTATATTTCGCTAAAAATCCCACCTTAATATCCCTCCATTAATCATGCttttaatcatgctcttaaacAAAGAActgaaacataaatatattggCGAGTATTAACTCTTAACTACTGAATTGATGGAGATGCTTCTTCTTCCATGGCACAGTCCACCTTCTTGTGTTCTCCCTCAAACAACTTCGCTATCAGTCCAGTCTTGGACACAGAGCTTTTAGGATCTGTCTCCATTTCGGTGCCattgttgttcttgttgttgttgtctccgCTCAATATACTCTTGTTCCCAAGCTGTAGCTGAAGCCCCTGCGGCACTTTCTCTCCTATACAAACCGATTCCTCCGCCATAAGATCGAACCCACAACCCACACCAGGTGATTTCTCTTGCTCTTTCTGTGCCAAGATAAGGTTCTCTTGACCAGTCACAATCGTCTTCGTCTCTGGAGCTGGAAAAACTCCACCAGACGAGTCGCAGCTTCGCCATTGCTCTCCTTGGACATTAAAGACAAAGCTCGAGCAGGTTCAGAAATCTCCAAGTCAGTGAAAACATCTTTCATTGTTTCATCACTAGGAGGTAGAGACTGATCATCATCACTTTGGTTCTTGGTTTCTTCTTTTGTGAACATTTTAACATTAGGAGCTACGTCGTTAGATGGAGTCACCGGCATAACTTTCCCCCGTGCGAACACGATACCTCTCAGTTTAGTGTCACTGTCGTCAACCTTGAAGTTGAGAATGTATCCTGCATCGAAAGATCCTGCGACCACACTAGAAACAGTCTTGCCAACCAGATCAACGTCAAGATTTGGAGTCACACAAGCATTTTCTTGTTCATCTTTGCGTGGACGACCTCTCTTTCGCTTCGCCAAGAGATCATTAGCAACAGGAGGTGGTGAGCTTGTGCTGGCTAGGTTCAACGGATTCATTCTAAGAtaacataaaaacaataaaacgtgattttgtttagttttcatgctaatatatatatatatatatatatatatatatatatatatatatatatatatatatatatattagtggAATGCGATTTTTGTTATAATGTCAAAATATTCTGTAACAAATCGGTCTGTCATGAttctaacaaaacaaataatcaCTAATCTACATAACATTCTAGGGTTTCACTCTGACACAGTatgattgttatatatattttcttcggAATTATGGATCTGATTTAAGAACAAATCAGAACATAGAAGAAATCTAAAGATCAAGAGATCCATCATTTTAggatgaaaaaaaaaggaatgaagATTCTAATCATCACTAAACCAAGAAACTAAAAAACGTATCAAACCTCTGTAtgattgaacaaaaaaagaCCAGAAAGttttgttaaatgtttttttttttttgaagttttgttaCCTTTCAACCAAATTTGAAGATTCAATGTTTTCTGGAATACGATCGCAAATCAATCTTTTGAGTGTATTTGGAATTCTTCTTTGGCTACTTCTTCTCCTTCAAGTTTTGCTTTCTTGGAGTTTCTGTGGCCTTTGGTTTCATACCTTCACATTCCTATTTATATGCAACATATTGGGCTTTTCTTTACGTactgaatttttttgttatatttaactATTCTCGAAATGAACATCTCCTTCTAATTCAATTTGGTTCCAAGTATCATAACTTTTGTTTGTGTAAAATGCCAAAACCCCATTTTGACAATTAACAGGTTGGCAAATTAATGAATTCTATAAGATAATGCCAAAGGTATAAGACATGACTAGAAATAATGATTCAAGTAACTTTTCATAATATTACTCCCAAATAAATCTTATTATtctttaatttgaaaatatcaCATGCCTAtcatttatttgaatatttactATAACGTACTTAAATTAAGGTTAGTTCAttaataaatcaatatttttagtttttaattcttttattgttatatgattttaccaaaaaattgtattttctatTTTGTGAAGATCACATGTTTATTGTTTACTCTTGAGAATTGATGACTTAGCACCATTATTTTTGTAACagtaaaatctaaatttttattctgGAAATGTCCATTAAGCACCATTTTTAGATATCCACTTAAATTCAGCTTGACTCATTACTTAAGCACCATTTTTAGTTTAAGCCTTACTAGCCTTAATTTATTAAAGAATAAAGGCTCTGACCTAAAATCCACAAACATATTGATTTTAAACAGCAAAATTTgtcattttcaaaaagaaaatattgtatAACGATTTGAAAGCACAGTTAcgcaaaatacattttttatacGGTAGTGGCTTGTATAGCTGTGAAAAAACTTCAAACAAAAGGTCGAAGACCCAAAATTAGCTTTTtgtgatattttatattatgacaAAAGAATATAACTTCCGGcgttaaattattaaattattaaacaacTTTTTCTacaaaagaaattataaaagTAGAACTATTAAATCGGAAACTGAAGTGTCTTCCAAAATTGAGACATTTTGTGTGGCAATTTCTTTCTGACACATTACCAGTTTCAAAGAATCTTACAACTCGAGGGATTGTTTGCAATACACGATGTAATATGTGTGAGGCAGAAGAGGAATCAACTAACCATGTACTCTTCGAGTGTTCCCCAGCTTTACAAACATGGGCATTTTCTAGGATTCCTTCCTCTCCAGCGATCTTTCCATTGTTGTCTATTTTCACTAATATGGATTATCTATTTTGGAGACTACCAAAGGAGGAGGATCTAAATTATTTTCCATGGATAttgtggtatatttggaaggttAGGAATgataagatttattcaaataaGGATAGCAATCCAC encodes:
- the LOC106420880 gene encoding LOW QUALITY PROTEIN: uncharacterized protein LOC106420880 (The sequence of the model RefSeq protein was modified relative to this genomic sequence to represent the inferred CDS: inserted 1 base in 1 codon), whose protein sequence is MNPLNLASTSSPPPVANDLLAKRKRGRPRKDEQENACVTPNLDVDLVGKTVSSVVAGSFDAGYILNFKVDDSDTKLRGIVFARGKVMPVTPSNDVAPNVKMFTKEETKNQSDDDQSLPPSDETMKDVFTDLEISEPARALSLMSKESNGEAATRLVEXFPAPETKTIVTGQENLILAQKEQEKSPGVGCGFDLMAEESVCIGEKVPQGLQLQLGNKSILSGDNNNKNNNGTEMETDPKSSVSKTGLIAKLFEGEHKKVDCAMEEEASPSIQ
- the LOC106421007 gene encoding tobamovirus multiplication protein 1, whose product is MTDSSVEMAQILATEMTNWWEEVNESTQWQDGIFFALCGAYALVSAIALVQLVRIQMRVPEYGWTTQKVFHLMNFVVNGVRAVLFGFHHQVFLVHPKALCWILLDLPGLLFFSAYTLLVLFWAEIYHQARSLPTDKLRITYISVNVGVYLAQVVIWVCIWVNDNSTVELVGKIFMSVVSFIAALGFLLYGGRLFIMLRRFPIESKGRRKKLHEVGSVTAICFTCFLIRCIVVGVSAFDRDLTLDVLDHPVLNLIYYMVVEVLPSALVLFILRKLPPKRVSAQYHPIQ
- the LOC125591923 gene encoding peptide methionine sulfoxide reductase B5-like; this translates as MALNVIQSSVRVSSATSLTFSSTIKSFVTPSLSLATHRFSLSPPNLNLLRVPSSPPSLRRGFRSGRIAAMASSAPGSVNKPEEEWRAILSPEQFRILRQKGTEYPGTGEYNKVFTDGIYSCAGCETPLYKSATKFDSGCGWPAFFDGIPGAINRTADPDGRRIEITCAACGGHLGHVFKGEGFPTPTDERHCVNSVSLKFAPGNAAL